The following coding sequences lie in one Peribacillus frigoritolerans genomic window:
- the glaH gene encoding glutarate dioxygenase GlaH, whose protein sequence is MSIAEKKRAKFERKTEKYEVKVHPQSSRLYHIEISKEAIAAFLETVSKDNQSVQHLEYTPYARLIIASYLLDQVGEDFGEVLRNIVHDRESGGFTLGLEGVTENTDEYVIFATAISYLLGTPNHDAMSGKYYARFSVQDTDSSDSYLRQAYRLFTLHTDGTFVDEPTDWLLMMKMIEQNARGGESRLLHLDDWKELDKYVNHSLSSHKFTYKAPKSKNIDQEIERLTFFNHNNKPGICFIDQFVYPESIEQAKYLRDLSNSLENDESVLELELPVGDLVVVNNIFWLHGRAAFEKDPNLNRELLRQRGRFNQ, encoded by the coding sequence ATGAGCATTGCAGAAAAAAAGAGAGCGAAGTTTGAAAGGAAAACAGAAAAATACGAGGTGAAAGTTCACCCTCAATCCAGCCGTTTATATCATATTGAAATTTCAAAAGAGGCAATTGCCGCTTTTTTAGAAACGGTATCGAAGGATAATCAGTCTGTTCAGCATTTGGAATATACACCATATGCCCGACTCATCATTGCATCATATCTATTGGATCAAGTGGGGGAAGACTTTGGAGAAGTGCTTCGGAACATTGTTCATGATCGGGAATCCGGAGGCTTCACCCTTGGCTTGGAGGGTGTCACGGAGAATACAGATGAATATGTCATTTTTGCAACGGCCATTTCATACTTGCTCGGAACTCCGAACCATGATGCCATGTCAGGAAAATATTATGCCCGCTTTAGTGTTCAAGACACGGATAGCAGTGATTCATATTTGCGTCAAGCTTATCGTTTATTTACACTTCATACGGACGGCACCTTTGTAGATGAACCAACGGACTGGTTACTGATGATGAAGATGATCGAACAAAACGCCCGCGGTGGAGAATCACGTTTATTGCACTTAGACGATTGGAAAGAGCTTGATAAGTATGTAAATCATTCATTATCAAGCCACAAATTCACGTATAAGGCACCGAAAAGCAAGAACATTGATCAGGAAATTGAAAGATTGACATTCTTCAATCATAATAACAAACCTGGTATATGTTTTATCGACCAATTTGTTTATCCTGAATCAATTGAACAAGCCAAATACTTACGCGATTTATCCAATTCATTAGAGAACGATGAAAGTGTACTAGAACTGGAACTGCCAGTTGGAGATTTAGTTGTCGTCAACAATATATTTTGGCTTCACGGCCGCGCTGCATTTGAAAAAGATCCGAACCTGAATCGTGAATTACTTCGCCAGCGAGGGAGATTCAATCAATAG
- a CDS encoding DUF3870 domain-containing protein, which produces MFNGKTIFIAGHARLPQGMAAKSVFETLTITAEVDAKYGVVLEASCTLATEHGREFIGRLLKGISLNDGVDDAIESIQSYYRGKAANALIAALKDLDLHFQQIKAGEKTKLPS; this is translated from the coding sequence ATGTTCAATGGTAAAACTATTTTCATTGCAGGTCATGCACGTTTGCCTCAAGGGATGGCAGCGAAAAGTGTCTTTGAAACATTGACCATCACCGCGGAAGTCGATGCTAAATATGGGGTTGTACTGGAAGCCTCCTGTACACTGGCAACAGAGCATGGCCGGGAATTCATTGGGCGTTTATTAAAAGGAATCAGTTTAAATGATGGTGTTGATGATGCGATAGAATCCATTCAATCTTATTATCGGGGGAAAGCGGCCAATGCGTTGATTGCTGCCTTGAAGGACCTGGATCTTCATTTTCAGCAAATTAAAGCAGGAGAAAAAACGAAACTACCAAGTTAG
- the lhgO gene encoding L-2-hydroxyglutarate oxidase — MYDFAIVGGGIVGLSTGMALYQRFPNAKVVVIEKEAVVADHQTGHNSGVIHSGIYYKPGSFKARFARQGSKSMKEFCQMHGIEHDICGKVIVATKPEELPLLDDLYSRGLQNELAIQRIGVDELKEIEPHVNGLGAIRVPQAGIVNYRQVSEKMADIIRGNGGEIKLNTKVEKIDEDFDEVIIDTNNGTIKARVVINCAGLHSDRIAAAAGYKTDMKIVPFRGEYFKLKPEKRFLVNHLIYPVPNPKFPFLGVHFTRMISGEVDAGPNAVLSFKREGYKKTDFNAKDLTEVLSYKGFWKLASKFMKEGMDEYVRSFSKKQFTKSLQELIPEIQEDDLIPAPAGVRAQALQDDGNMVDDFHIIIGKRTIHVCNAPSPAATASIEIGKEIVNRIPEQSHLLEAVLTK, encoded by the coding sequence GTGTATGATTTCGCAATTGTTGGCGGGGGAATTGTAGGTTTATCGACGGGAATGGCACTTTATCAGCGTTTTCCTAATGCTAAAGTGGTAGTCATTGAAAAAGAGGCTGTTGTTGCAGATCATCAAACGGGGCATAACAGCGGCGTCATCCATTCAGGAATTTATTATAAACCAGGGAGCTTCAAAGCACGGTTTGCCCGTCAAGGAAGCAAATCTATGAAGGAATTCTGCCAGATGCATGGAATTGAACATGATATTTGCGGAAAGGTCATCGTTGCAACAAAACCAGAAGAGTTGCCCCTTCTAGATGATTTATATTCACGCGGTTTGCAAAATGAACTAGCTATCCAAAGAATCGGTGTGGATGAATTAAAGGAAATCGAACCACATGTTAATGGACTTGGTGCGATTCGCGTCCCGCAAGCCGGCATCGTCAATTATCGTCAGGTAAGTGAAAAGATGGCGGATATCATCCGAGGCAACGGCGGTGAAATCAAGCTGAATACAAAGGTGGAGAAGATTGACGAAGATTTTGATGAAGTCATCATCGACACGAACAACGGGACAATAAAGGCAAGAGTGGTCATTAATTGCGCTGGATTGCACAGTGACCGTATCGCAGCAGCTGCGGGGTATAAAACTGATATGAAAATTGTCCCGTTTCGCGGTGAATATTTTAAATTGAAGCCCGAAAAGCGCTTTCTTGTCAATCATTTAATTTATCCGGTACCTAACCCGAAATTTCCATTTTTAGGAGTTCATTTCACACGGATGATTAGCGGCGAAGTAGATGCCGGCCCAAATGCTGTACTAAGTTTCAAACGGGAAGGTTATAAAAAAACTGACTTCAATGCGAAGGATTTAACTGAAGTTTTAAGCTATAAAGGTTTTTGGAAACTGGCCAGTAAATTCATGAAGGAAGGGATGGATGAATATGTTCGTTCTTTTAGTAAAAAGCAATTTACGAAAAGCCTGCAGGAATTGATCCCGGAAATTCAAGAAGATGATTTAATCCCTGCACCTGCCGGAGTCCGGGCACAGGCGTTACAGGATGATGGTAATATGGTGGATGATTTTCATATTATAATAGGGAAACGGACCATTCATGTTTGTAATGCACCGTCACCTGCAGCAACAGCCTCCATTGAAATTGGAAAAGAGATTGTTAACCGCATACCGGAACAATCGCACTTATTGGAAGCTGTTTTGACAAAATAA
- a CDS encoding GntR family transcriptional regulator, whose protein sequence is MDNANSKRDKSTIVKNVTKSLRKAILNGTLKKGERLIQEEWADRLEVSRMPIREALTQLQLEGLVEMVPHKGAIVTPITRDDIEEIYHTRSLLEGLAVEKSLPYLTKEDKEKLKGILIEMEGIQLSDETNEHYILLNAAFHETLRKGCPWPRVQKMVETLGISPIAPNLLIDYYPETQREHRMIYEAALRGDPAELRAAVEFHILRTKNNLITYMELLNTKNHQ, encoded by the coding sequence TTGGATAATGCTAATTCTAAAAGAGATAAATCAACTATCGTTAAGAACGTAACGAAAAGTCTTAGGAAGGCGATTTTGAATGGGACGTTGAAAAAGGGGGAGCGACTCATCCAAGAGGAGTGGGCCGATCGCCTGGAAGTAAGCAGGATGCCGATTCGTGAAGCCCTTACACAGCTTCAATTGGAAGGGTTGGTGGAAATGGTTCCTCATAAAGGAGCAATCGTCACACCGATTACCCGGGATGATATTGAAGAAATTTATCATACCAGGTCTCTGCTTGAAGGCCTTGCAGTAGAAAAATCGCTTCCTTATTTAACAAAGGAGGACAAAGAAAAATTAAAGGGTATTTTGATTGAAATGGAAGGGATTCAGTTATCTGACGAAACCAATGAGCATTATATCCTTTTGAATGCGGCTTTTCATGAAACCCTCCGAAAAGGGTGCCCATGGCCAAGGGTTCAAAAAATGGTTGAAACGTTGGGTATCTCACCCATTGCGCCGAATTTGCTGATTGATTATTACCCAGAAACGCAACGGGAACACCGGATGATTTATGAAGCGGCACTAAGAGGGGATCCTGCAGAACTAAGGGCTGCAGTAGAATTTCACATCTTGCGGACTAAAAACAATTTAATTACGTATATGGAGTTGCTGAATACTAAAAATCATCAATAA
- a CDS encoding GyrI-like domain-containing protein yields the protein MSKEVYMIGEIRTNNFTDKNLFEKIGSLWSKTNDYNIENDMKYGIYHQYESNYRGDYTLAIATETPVSNENFVIPDQEYAVFECLQDEHSIGETWKKIWQLEEEKKMNRKYSLDFEKYYPDGKVEIHIAVL from the coding sequence ATGAGTAAAGAAGTCTACATGATTGGCGAAATAAGGACTAATAATTTCACCGATAAAAATCTTTTCGAGAAAATCGGATCCCTTTGGAGCAAAACAAATGATTATAATATTGAAAATGATATGAAATATGGGATATACCATCAGTACGAAAGTAACTATCGTGGAGATTATACATTAGCTATAGCCACCGAAACCCCCGTATCGAATGAAAATTTTGTCATTCCAGATCAAGAATACGCGGTGTTTGAGTGTTTACAAGATGAACATTCCATAGGTGAAACCTGGAAAAAGATATGGCAGCTGGAGGAAGAGAAAAAAATGAACAGGAAATATAGCCTGGATTTTGAAAAATATTATCCTGATGGAAAAGTGGAAATACATATTGCGGTTTTATAA
- a CDS encoding diphthine--ammonia ligase, which yields MAELIDWKNSARGHKFIASFSGGKDSVLALYKAMNIGEAVGLIVMLEEEGKRSRSHGMPPELIHAQAESIGLPVYTAAASWTDYEEVFMRLLENAKNQGAEVLVTGDLDMPAHGCWHDKVTKNAGLKLGMPLWEMNHREAVEEFMNLGFVTIIVTVNLSLGMTEDDLGRTLTHEYVKELEARGIDPCGEGGEFHTTVIDGPIFKQPIHVRKCEIIKDGEYAFLPLELDKMKNISTL from the coding sequence ATGGCAGAATTAATCGATTGGAAAAATAGTGCTCGCGGTCATAAGTTCATAGCTTCTTTTAGCGGAGGAAAGGATAGTGTCTTAGCCCTTTATAAAGCAATGAACATTGGAGAAGCTGTAGGACTGATCGTCATGCTGGAGGAAGAAGGAAAACGTTCCAGATCCCATGGAATGCCTCCGGAACTCATACATGCCCAAGCTGAATCAATAGGATTGCCTGTATATACTGCAGCTGCCAGTTGGACTGATTATGAAGAAGTATTTATGCGCCTTTTGGAAAATGCTAAAAATCAAGGAGCAGAAGTTCTAGTAACAGGAGACTTGGATATGCCTGCCCATGGCTGTTGGCATGATAAGGTTACGAAGAATGCCGGGTTGAAGCTTGGAATGCCTTTATGGGAAATGAATCATCGTGAAGCTGTCGAAGAGTTCATGAATCTAGGATTTGTAACGATCATCGTAACCGTTAATTTATCATTGGGAATGACAGAGGATGATTTAGGGCGAACGTTAACCCATGAATACGTGAAGGAACTTGAAGCTCGCGGCATTGACCCCTGCGGAGAAGGCGGAGAGTTCCATACGACAGTAATTGATGGGCCTATTTTTAAACAGCCAATCCACGTTCGTAAATGTGAGATTATTAAGGACGGAGAATATGCTTTTTTACCTTTGGAGCTGGATAAAATGAAGAATATAAGTACCTTATAA
- a CDS encoding site-specific integrase, whose product MQATSQRIKNVQPIRRLDHIEKMKKSLLKYCSYRDYMMFSIGINIGLRIGDLLQLRVKDILEGTHIVIVEQKTDKIKRFLVNPQLRKEVRKYVRKSNLKNEQYLFPSRKGNGPITRVQAYRVLNKAAEMADIPDVGTHTLRKTFGYLHYQKFKDIALLQQILNHSNPKDTMIYIGLTQDLMDETLMDFYY is encoded by the coding sequence ATGCAAGCAACCTCTCAAAGAATTAAAAATGTCCAACCGATACGCAGGTTGGATCACATAGAAAAGATGAAAAAATCACTATTAAAATATTGCAGCTACAGGGATTATATGATGTTTTCGATCGGAATAAACATCGGCTTACGTATAGGGGATCTTTTACAATTGCGAGTGAAAGACATTCTTGAGGGTACGCATATTGTCATTGTGGAGCAAAAAACTGATAAAATTAAGCGGTTCCTTGTCAATCCTCAACTTCGGAAGGAAGTTAGGAAGTATGTCCGCAAATCGAACCTGAAAAATGAACAGTATTTATTTCCAAGTCGAAAAGGTAATGGTCCAATCACTAGGGTACAGGCCTATCGGGTTCTGAACAAAGCGGCTGAAATGGCAGACATTCCAGATGTCGGTACACATACCCTTCGAAAAACCTTCGGCTATTTGCATTACCAAAAATTCAAGGATATCGCTTTACTGCAGCAAATCCTTAATCATTCCAATCCAAAAGATACGATGATTTACATAGGACTCACACAAGATTTAATGGACGAAACATTAATGGATTTCTATTATTAA
- a CDS encoding solute carrier family 23 protein, whose product MRNKGKMVSSIGFLESTKIIDRVVFNISEALLTLLGLVPVLGGLFSTIPVSIGSDVVFMGNLQLSGNALRNIQSIQYNLKNCPPNFLGYL is encoded by the coding sequence ATGAGAAACAAGGGGAAAATGGTTTCGTCTATTGGCTTTTTGGAAAGTACAAAAATTATAGATCGAGTAGTTTTTAATATCAGTGAAGCGCTACTTACTTTACTCGGACTTGTGCCTGTGTTAGGAGGCTTATTTTCGACAATTCCTGTTAGTATAGGAAGTGATGTCGTATTTATGGGCAATTTACAATTATCCGGAAACGCTCTGCGTAATATTCAAAGTATTCAATATAACTTAAAGAATTGCCCTCCAAATTTTTTGGGGTATCTGTAG
- a CDS encoding acyl-CoA thioesterase: MKAKYCRESRVVRTSRVFQNDVNSHNTLFGGRLMSDIDQVASITALRHSRTDCVTASTDSVDFLYPIRTTDAVCFESYVTWAGTSSIEVFVKVIAEDLKSGERKMAATALLTFVALDKEQCPTRVPEVIPETDEEKKLNETAPERARMRKERKSKSKELSVFYTTTIPGIDKVYS; this comes from the coding sequence ATGAAAGCAAAATATTGTAGAGAATCAAGAGTTGTTCGAACAAGTCGCGTATTTCAAAATGATGTAAATAGTCATAATACATTATTTGGTGGTCGATTAATGAGCGATATAGATCAAGTTGCTTCCATTACCGCATTACGACATAGCCGCACAGATTGTGTAACTGCCTCAACAGATTCGGTAGACTTTTTATATCCAATCCGAACAACAGATGCAGTCTGTTTTGAATCGTATGTAACATGGGCAGGTACATCATCAATTGAAGTGTTTGTTAAAGTTATTGCCGAAGATTTAAAAAGTGGTGAGCGTAAAATGGCAGCGACTGCGCTTTTAACTTTTGTTGCATTAGATAAAGAACAATGTCCAACTCGTGTTCCAGAAGTCATTCCTGAAACGGATGAAGAGAAAAAATTAAATGAAACTGCACCAGAGCGAGCTAGAATGCGTAAAGAAAGGAAATCAAAAAGTAAAGAATTATCCGTGTTTTATACAACAACTATCCCTGGGATTGATAAGGTATACAGTTAA
- a CDS encoding heterodisulfide reductase-related iron-sulfur binding cluster, with translation MLSLLNLLAFLALAGYAVYLFVNLVYTRYLFIKLGKKAEFELNLKERINLLLINGFGQSKLFKDKKSGMMHLVLFYGFFIIQIGLIELIIKGFIKSYEFPLGEAHKYFILLQEWATFLMMLAVVYAFYRRYIEKLKRLQWKRDGKSAFVIIALFILTLSILLTLGFEAIMLSHEPDLIYAPFSGAIALMFSGIGTTAGTVLYYVFWWVHMLTVFSFLVFVPQSKQFHELFAMVNIFFKKSGPVGKLRKIDFEDETAEEFGVGKIEDFTQHQLIDLYACVECGRCTNMCPASGTGKMLSPMDLIVKMRKHLTEKGEAVTSRQPWAPSFVIKNTKDNQLALAGAGSKEVAATIEKVSLIGDVVTEEEIWACTTCRNCEDQCPVMNEHVDKIIDLRRYLVLTEGKINPDAQRAMTNIERQGNPWGMNRKERANWRDELEKITIPTAKELKKAGEEFDFLFFVGSMGSYDNRSQKITKSFTRLMHHAGVKMAILGNEEKNSGDTPRRLGNEFLFQELVNANIEVFKKYDVKKIVTIDPHAYNTLNNEYPEFGLEAKVYHHTELLATLIKEGKLTPKNTVNEVITYHDSCYLGRYNDGYDAPRDILKAIPGVLVVEPERKRETAMCCGAGGGLMWMEEDTGIRINVSRTEQLLKTNPTIISTGCPYCLTMISDGTKTKEVEEKVQTLDVVEILEKSIIRQ, from the coding sequence ATGTTATCATTGCTGAATTTACTTGCTTTTCTAGCCTTGGCTGGATATGCAGTATATTTGTTTGTCAATCTTGTATACACCCGGTATTTGTTTATAAAGCTTGGCAAAAAAGCTGAGTTTGAACTAAACCTTAAAGAACGAATCAATCTGCTATTAATCAACGGCTTCGGCCAGTCAAAATTATTCAAAGACAAGAAAAGCGGTATGATGCATTTAGTATTATTTTATGGCTTTTTTATCATCCAAATAGGACTTATAGAACTAATCATAAAGGGATTTATTAAAAGTTATGAATTTCCCTTAGGTGAAGCGCATAAATATTTCATTCTTCTACAGGAATGGGCTACGTTCCTCATGATGTTGGCAGTAGTATATGCATTTTACCGTCGTTATATTGAAAAACTTAAGCGGTTGCAATGGAAGCGTGATGGGAAATCGGCCTTCGTCATTATCGCCTTATTCATTCTAACTTTGTCGATCCTGCTTACATTGGGATTTGAAGCGATTATGCTAAGTCATGAACCAGATCTCATATATGCTCCATTCTCTGGTGCCATTGCGTTGATGTTTTCCGGCATCGGAACAACGGCAGGAACTGTGTTGTACTACGTATTTTGGTGGGTTCATATGTTGACGGTATTCTCCTTTCTGGTGTTTGTACCACAGTCAAAGCAATTTCATGAGTTATTTGCCATGGTTAATATCTTCTTTAAGAAAAGTGGCCCTGTTGGAAAATTGAGGAAAATCGATTTTGAGGATGAAACAGCTGAAGAATTCGGTGTCGGGAAAATTGAGGATTTTACCCAACATCAGTTGATTGATCTTTACGCATGTGTAGAATGCGGACGATGCACAAATATGTGCCCTGCTTCAGGAACTGGAAAAATGTTATCCCCGATGGATCTCATTGTCAAGATGAGAAAACATTTGACAGAAAAAGGAGAAGCGGTAACCTCCAGACAGCCGTGGGCGCCTTCCTTTGTTATAAAAAATACTAAGGACAATCAATTAGCGCTAGCGGGGGCAGGTTCCAAAGAAGTAGCAGCAACAATCGAAAAAGTTAGTTTAATAGGGGATGTCGTGACAGAAGAAGAAATTTGGGCGTGTACGACTTGCCGTAACTGTGAGGATCAATGTCCTGTAATGAATGAGCATGTTGACAAAATCATCGACTTACGCCGTTACCTTGTCCTAACAGAAGGAAAAATAAATCCGGATGCCCAACGTGCGATGACGAATATTGAACGTCAAGGAAATCCATGGGGGATGAATCGTAAGGAACGGGCGAATTGGCGTGATGAATTAGAGAAAATCACGATTCCAACAGCAAAAGAACTGAAAAAAGCGGGAGAAGAATTTGATTTTCTTTTCTTTGTCGGGTCCATGGGTTCTTATGATAACCGCAGTCAAAAAATCACAAAATCCTTCACGCGCTTAATGCATCATGCGGGAGTGAAGATGGCGATACTAGGGAATGAAGAAAAGAACTCTGGTGATACACCTCGACGTCTTGGAAATGAGTTTTTATTCCAAGAACTAGTGAATGCTAATATTGAAGTCTTTAAAAAGTATGATGTGAAGAAAATTGTCACAATAGATCCCCATGCGTATAACACACTAAACAATGAATACCCTGAATTTGGTTTAGAAGCAAAAGTTTATCATCATACGGAATTGCTTGCAACATTAATAAAAGAAGGAAAGTTAACACCAAAGAATACTGTGAATGAAGTCATTACTTACCATGATTCCTGCTATTTAGGACGCTACAATGATGGGTATGATGCTCCTCGTGACATTTTAAAAGCTATTCCAGGTGTTTTGGTTGTAGAACCTGAGCGGAAACGTGAAACAGCTATGTGTTGCGGTGCTGGAGGAGGTCTAATGTGGATGGAGGAAGATACAGGAATCCGTATCAATGTTTCAAGAACCGAACAGCTTCTAAAAACAAATCCAACCATCATCAGTACAGGTTGTCCATACTGCTTAACGATGATCAGCGATGGGACAAAGACAAAGGAAGTGGAGGAAAAAGTACAAACGTTGGATGTCGTAGAAATATTAGAGAAATCGATAATTCGGCAATAG
- a CDS encoding SDR family NAD(P)-dependent oxidoreductase: MDIGFKGKNILITGAAKGIGRGIALAAAAEGANIGLHYRESEEAALQVAKEISDYGVKVALIKGDIARLKDVKQMKETLDHELGSVNFIVNNAGWAQVKSFFKYEPEEWIREVDICFYGVLNLVHTFMPEMIGKNQGKFINIVGDSARTGDRNLIVSAAARSGAISFLKSLAIDVGRNNVQCNTVSLGLIDQGELGFSEVELEKVIKQYPLNRIGKADDVKGMVLFLLSDSADWITGQVISINGGHSMLG; encoded by the coding sequence ATGGATATCGGTTTCAAAGGAAAAAACATCCTAATTACAGGCGCCGCAAAAGGAATCGGAAGAGGAATAGCATTAGCTGCTGCTGCTGAAGGAGCAAATATTGGATTGCACTATCGTGAATCTGAAGAGGCGGCATTACAAGTTGCAAAGGAAATTAGTGATTATGGTGTGAAAGTGGCCCTTATTAAAGGAGATATTGCAAGATTGAAAGATGTCAAGCAGATGAAAGAAACACTTGATCACGAACTAGGAAGCGTAAATTTTATTGTAAACAATGCTGGCTGGGCACAAGTGAAATCGTTCTTTAAATATGAACCGGAAGAATGGATACGGGAAGTAGATATTTGTTTTTACGGGGTGTTAAATCTCGTTCATACATTTATGCCTGAAATGATAGGCAAGAATCAAGGTAAGTTTATCAATATCGTAGGTGATTCAGCAAGGACTGGTGATCGGAATTTAATTGTTTCAGCCGCTGCTAGGAGTGGGGCGATCAGTTTTTTAAAGTCATTGGCTATTGATGTTGGTAGAAATAATGTGCAATGTAACACAGTGTCGTTAGGATTAATTGACCAAGGAGAATTAGGCTTTAGTGAAGTAGAACTTGAAAAGGTTATAAAGCAATATCCTTTAAATAGAATTGGTAAAGCGGATGATGTGAAGGGAATGGTTTTATTTCTATTATCTGATTCAGCAGATTGGATTACCGGACAAGTGATTTCGATAAACGGTGGGCATAGTATGTTAGGATAA
- a CDS encoding enoyl-CoA hydratase/isomerase family protein has product MNYQNIVLERVDRIGFITINRPEVRNALNDLTVSEILSAFEELENDQDIGVIVFTGAGEKSFAAGADINQVTNRNSLDAFAAKNMSDVYRCIEKSKKATIAAINGFALGGGCELAMSCDIRMASENAKIGLPELNLSVIPGAGGTQRLARIIGKGRAMNMILSGDLMTAKEAKEIGLVSSVVPLENLRTAVQEKAEKILAKGPLSVQMAKLVVNRGFDVDMDTGLLIESLAQAVLYGTSDKREGTQAFLEKREASFTGS; this is encoded by the coding sequence GTGAACTATCAAAATATTGTGCTTGAAAGAGTTGACCGGATAGGTTTTATCACCATTAACCGTCCTGAAGTGCGAAATGCGTTAAATGATTTAACTGTATCCGAAATCCTGTCAGCATTTGAAGAATTAGAAAATGATCAAGATATTGGCGTAATTGTATTTACAGGTGCAGGGGAGAAGTCATTTGCCGCAGGAGCGGATATTAATCAGGTAACAAACAGGAACTCTCTTGATGCATTTGCTGCTAAAAATATGTCTGATGTGTATCGCTGTATAGAAAAAAGTAAGAAAGCAACTATTGCAGCCATTAATGGATTTGCACTTGGAGGTGGGTGTGAGCTGGCCATGTCGTGTGATATACGAATGGCTTCTGAAAATGCTAAAATCGGGCTCCCTGAATTAAATTTGTCGGTTATTCCCGGCGCTGGTGGAACGCAGCGATTAGCGCGAATCATCGGTAAAGGCAGAGCCATGAATATGATATTAAGTGGGGATCTCATGACAGCGAAAGAGGCGAAAGAGATCGGTTTAGTGTCATCTGTCGTTCCTTTAGAGAATTTACGGACTGCTGTACAAGAAAAGGCTGAAAAAATATTAGCTAAAGGACCATTATCCGTACAAATGGCAAAGCTAGTAGTCAATCGTGGATTTGATGTGGATATGGATACGGGATTGCTGATTGAAAGCTTGGCACAAGCTGTTTTATATGGAACGAGTGACAAGAGGGAAGGAACACAGGCTTTTCTCGAAAAAAGAGAAGCATCGTTTACAGGAAGTTAA
- a CDS encoding acyl-CoA dehydrogenase family protein, translating to MNFELTEDVKLLKQGIRNFIDNEVDPQAMLIEESNEIPGSIMEKSKQMGLFGLHIPEEYGGLGLDMVGKCAALEELGRTHNGYTTVIGGHTGIGGVGIVEMGNDEQRRKYLPDMATGDRIGAFALTEPSAGSHATNLKTTAVKKGDKYILNGSKHYITNAPIADIFTVMAVTDPSKGSKGITSFIIEKDFPGFQIGSIEKKMGLHGSHSSEIFLEDCEVPAENVLGEEGQGYVNALKILANGRAGMAARNLGSSDKLLEMSLDFSHMRIQFGKPIFEQQIIQHYLADMAMEIEALRSMTYRIAWMVDQNMKVIKEAAMVKLLGSETYNRVADKAVQIHGGIGYISEYPIERFYRDARITRIYEGTSEIQKNIIAAQLHRKYQ from the coding sequence ATGAATTTCGAACTAACTGAGGATGTAAAATTATTAAAACAAGGAATTCGGAACTTTATTGATAATGAAGTAGATCCGCAGGCGATGTTAATTGAAGAAAGTAATGAAATTCCAGGAAGTATAATGGAAAAATCAAAGCAAATGGGATTATTTGGACTTCATATTCCAGAAGAATATGGCGGACTGGGACTCGATATGGTAGGGAAGTGTGCTGCACTTGAAGAATTGGGAAGAACACATAATGGATATACAACAGTCATTGGTGGGCATACCGGCATTGGGGGTGTCGGCATTGTTGAAATGGGAAATGATGAACAAAGACGCAAATATTTACCCGACATGGCAACCGGAGATAGAATTGGTGCATTTGCCTTAACAGAACCAAGTGCAGGCTCACATGCTACTAATCTGAAAACAACGGCCGTAAAAAAAGGGGATAAATATATTCTGAATGGAAGTAAGCATTATATTACTAACGCACCGATTGCCGATATTTTTACCGTAATGGCGGTGACCGACCCTTCTAAAGGCTCAAAAGGCATCACTTCTTTTATAATTGAAAAGGATTTCCCAGGGTTTCAAATTGGAAGCATTGAAAAAAAAATGGGCCTTCACGGGTCACATTCATCGGAAATATTCTTAGAAGATTGTGAAGTTCCGGCTGAAAATGTTTTAGGCGAAGAGGGACAAGGCTATGTAAACGCATTAAAGATTCTGGCAAATGGACGTGCAGGAATGGCTGCGCGAAACTTAGGATCAAGTGATAAATTACTCGAAATGTCGTTAGATTTTTCTCATATGAGAATCCAGTTTGGAAAGCCGATTTTCGAGCAACAAATTATTCAACATTATTTGGCAGATATGGCAATGGAAATAGAAGCATTGCGGTCTATGACCTACAGAATAGCATGGATGGTGGATCAAAATATGAAAGTGATTAAAGAAGCAGCCATGGTTAAATTATTAGGTTCTGAAACGTATAATCGGGTTGCAGATAAAGCTGTACAAATTCATGGGGGAATTGGTTATATATCAGAATACCCAATTGAAAGATTTTACCGTGATGCCCGAATTACAAGAATTTACGAAGGAACCTCTGAGATTCAGAAGAATATTATTGCTGCTCAGTTGCATCGCAAATATCAATAA